The following coding sequences lie in one Alosa sapidissima isolate fAloSap1 chromosome 15, fAloSap1.pri, whole genome shotgun sequence genomic window:
- the LOC121684180 gene encoding extensin-like isoform X1: protein MPGGFVGILGVVVVAGLIIGVIVTICMVYRRGQKPRTETDNDLIAVADSCVTQGPVTQPPVTQPPEKPESPTRTDLPPAHKPAPPPPKKKTSDLKGYLTSEDIQVVHLDKDEEMQKLPLQPPYYDMAPSESTAFTDKVNTGNRFEELSTPTEYVSYHHACNQDHHIEIPASSSYTPITLLPQNPYPPQPPNPPMYTFSPNPPAPRPPFTFPKEQSV from the exons ATGCCTGGTGGCTTCGTTGGCATACTGGGAGTGGTGGTTGTGGCAGGACTCATCATCGGGGTGATTGTAACTATCTGCATGGTCTATCGACGGGGCCAGAAACCACGGACTGAGACAGATAATGACCT CATTGCTGTGGCTGATAGTTGTGTGACACAGGGTCCGGTCACACAGCCACCGGTCACTCAGCCTCCTGAGAAGCCTGAATCCCCTACCAG GACAGACCTCCCACCTGCTCACAAGCCAGCCCCACCACCTCCAAAAAAGAAGACCAGTGATCTCAAAGGCTACCTGACATCTGAAGATATTCAG GTGGTTCACTTGGACAAAGATGAGGAAATGCAGAAGCTTCCTCTCCAGCCTCCATACTATGACATGGCACCCTCTGAGTCAACCGCCTTCACTGATAAGGTG AACACTGGGAACCGTTTCGAAGAGCTATCAACCCCGACTGAATATGTGAGCTACCATCATGCCTGCAACCAGGATCACCATATTGAGATACCGGCTTCCTCTTCCTACACTCCTATCACCCTCCTGCCCCAGAACCCCTATCCTCCACAGCCTCCTAACCCACCTATGTACACCTTCTCCCCCAACCCTCCTGCCCCACGCCCCCCATTTACTTTCCCTAAGGAACAGTCTGTTTGA
- the LOC121684180 gene encoding uncharacterized protein LOC121684180 isoform X3 — translation MPGGFVGILGVVVVAGLIIGVIVTICMVYRRGQKPRTETDNDLTDLPPAHKPAPPPPKKKTSDLKGYLTSEDIQVVHLDKDEEMQKLPLQPPYYDMAPSESTAFTDKVNTGNRFEELSTPTEYVSYHHACNQDHHIEIPASSSYTPITLLPQNPYPPQPPNPPMYTFSPNPPAPRPPFTFPKEQSV, via the exons ATGCCTGGTGGCTTCGTTGGCATACTGGGAGTGGTGGTTGTGGCAGGACTCATCATCGGGGTGATTGTAACTATCTGCATGGTCTATCGACGGGGCCAGAAACCACGGACTGAGACAGATAATGACCT GACAGACCTCCCACCTGCTCACAAGCCAGCCCCACCACCTCCAAAAAAGAAGACCAGTGATCTCAAAGGCTACCTGACATCTGAAGATATTCAG GTGGTTCACTTGGACAAAGATGAGGAAATGCAGAAGCTTCCTCTCCAGCCTCCATACTATGACATGGCACCCTCTGAGTCAACCGCCTTCACTGATAAGGTG AACACTGGGAACCGTTTCGAAGAGCTATCAACCCCGACTGAATATGTGAGCTACCATCATGCCTGCAACCAGGATCACCATATTGAGATACCGGCTTCCTCTTCCTACACTCCTATCACCCTCCTGCCCCAGAACCCCTATCCTCCACAGCCTCCTAACCCACCTATGTACACCTTCTCCCCCAACCCTCCTGCCCCACGCCCCCCATTTACTTTCCCTAAGGAACAGTCTGTTTGA
- the LOC121684180 gene encoding uncharacterized protein LOC121684180 isoform X2, which yields MPGGFVGILGVVVVAGLIIGVIVTICMVYRRGQKPRTETDNDLIAVADSCVTQGPVTQPPVTQPPEKPESPTRTDLPPAHKPAPPPPKKKTSDLKGYLTSEDIQVVHLDKDEEMQKLPLQPPYYDMAPSESTAFTDKVNSGHKDCDVQYAELDTAALASSPSPRSSAHTGGDLVETLGTVSKSYQPRLNM from the exons ATGCCTGGTGGCTTCGTTGGCATACTGGGAGTGGTGGTTGTGGCAGGACTCATCATCGGGGTGATTGTAACTATCTGCATGGTCTATCGACGGGGCCAGAAACCACGGACTGAGACAGATAATGACCT CATTGCTGTGGCTGATAGTTGTGTGACACAGGGTCCGGTCACACAGCCACCGGTCACTCAGCCTCCTGAGAAGCCTGAATCCCCTACCAG GACAGACCTCCCACCTGCTCACAAGCCAGCCCCACCACCTCCAAAAAAGAAGACCAGTGATCTCAAAGGCTACCTGACATCTGAAGATATTCAG GTGGTTCACTTGGACAAAGATGAGGAAATGCAGAAGCTTCCTCTCCAGCCTCCATACTATGACATGGCACCCTCTGAGTCAACCGCCTTCACTGATAAGGTG AACTCTGGCCACAAGGACTGTGATGTCCAGTATGCGGAGCTGGATACTGCAGCTTTGGCCTCCTCTCCCAGCCCACGAAGCTCTGCTCACACTGGCGGGGACCTGGTCGA AACACTGGGAACCGTTTCGAAGAGCTATCAACCCCGACTGAATATGTGA
- the LOC121684180 gene encoding uncharacterized protein LOC121684180 isoform X4 codes for MPGGFVGILGVVVVAGLIIGVIVTICMVYRRGQKPRTETDNDLIAVADSCVTQGPVTQPPVTQPPEKPESPTRTDLPPAHKPAPPPPKKKTSDLKGYLTSEDIQVVHLDKDEEMQKLPLQPPYYDMAPSESTAFTDKVNSGHKDCDVQYAELDTAALASSPSPRSSAHTGGDLVEYATIQPSSH; via the exons ATGCCTGGTGGCTTCGTTGGCATACTGGGAGTGGTGGTTGTGGCAGGACTCATCATCGGGGTGATTGTAACTATCTGCATGGTCTATCGACGGGGCCAGAAACCACGGACTGAGACAGATAATGACCT CATTGCTGTGGCTGATAGTTGTGTGACACAGGGTCCGGTCACACAGCCACCGGTCACTCAGCCTCCTGAGAAGCCTGAATCCCCTACCAG GACAGACCTCCCACCTGCTCACAAGCCAGCCCCACCACCTCCAAAAAAGAAGACCAGTGATCTCAAAGGCTACCTGACATCTGAAGATATTCAG GTGGTTCACTTGGACAAAGATGAGGAAATGCAGAAGCTTCCTCTCCAGCCTCCATACTATGACATGGCACCCTCTGAGTCAACCGCCTTCACTGATAAGGTG AACTCTGGCCACAAGGACTGTGATGTCCAGTATGCGGAGCTGGATACTGCAGCTTTGGCCTCCTCTCCCAGCCCACGAAGCTCTGCTCACACTGGCGGGGACCTGGTCGAGTATGCAACCATCCAGCCTAGCTCACACTAG